In Quercus robur chromosome 11, dhQueRobu3.1, whole genome shotgun sequence, the following proteins share a genomic window:
- the LOC126707531 gene encoding copper-transporting ATPase RAN1, with protein sequence MAPGLRDLQLTRLAGADEESGDLEDVRLLDSYEDTGSFNRIEEGMRTIQVRITGMTCAACSNSVESALNSVNGVLRASVALLQNRADVVFDPNLVKDEDVKNAIEDAGFEAEILPEPGTFGTKPHGALVGQFTIGGMTCAACVNSVEGILRNLPGVKRAVVALATSLGEVEYDPTVISKDDIVNAIEDAGFEGSLVQSSEQDKIILGVAGIYTEMDVQLLEGILIQLKGVRQFCFDKMTREVEVLFDPEVVSSRSLVDGIEAGSNGQFKLNVTSPYARMTSKDVEEASKMFRLFTSSLFLSIPVFLIRVVCPHIPRVYTLLLWRCGPFQMGDWLKWVLVSLVQFVIGKRFYIAAARALRNGSTNMDVLVALGTSASYFYSVYALLYGAVTGFWSPTYFETSAMLITFVLLGKYLECLAKGKTSDAIKKLVELAPATAVLLFTDKGGKSFGEREIDALLIQPGDTLKVLPGTKVPADGVVAWGASYVNESMVTGESVPVLKEVDSLVIGGTINLHGALHIKATKVGGDAVLSQIISLVETAQMSKAPIQKFADFVASIFVPTVVALALLTLLGWYIGGALGTYPEQWLPEKGNHFVFALMFGISVVVIACPCALGLATPTAVMVATGVGANNGVLIKGGDALERAQKIKYVIFDKTGTLTQGKATVTTAKVFTGMDRGEFLRLVASAEASSEHPLAKAIMEYARHFHFFDEPSATKDSPKHNKETNSGWLFDVLEFSALPGKGVRCFIDGKLLLVGNRKLMTESGITIPTHVEDFLVELEESAKTGILVAYDYSLIGVLGVADPLKREAAVVVEGLKKMNVMPVMVTGDNWRTARAVAREVGIQDVMAEVMPAGKADVVRSFQKDGSVVAMVGDGINDSPALAASDVGMAIGAGTDIAIEAADYVLMRNNLEDVITAIDLSRKTFARIRLNYVFAMAYNVVAIPIAAGVFYPSLGIMLPPWAAGACMALSSVSVVCSSLLLRRYKKPRLTTILEITVE encoded by the exons ATGGCCCCGGGTTTAAGGGACCTTCAGCTCACAAGACTCGCCGGCGCCGATGAAGAATCCGGCGACCTGGAGGACGTGCGCCTTCTAGATTCCTACGAGGACACCGGTAGTTTCAATAGAATTGAAGAGGGAATGAGAACAATTCAGGTCAGAATTACAGGGATGACCTGTGCTGCTTGCTCCAATTCTGTTGAGTCAGCTCTCAATAGCGTTAATGGGGTTCTCAGAGCCTCCGTGGCCTTGCTTCAGAACCGGGCTGATGTGGTCTTCGATCCCAATTTGGTCAAG GATGAAGATGTTAAGAATGCAATTGAGGATGCGGGCTTTGAGGCAGAGATTCTACCTGAACCTGGTACTTTTGGAACAAAGCCACATGGAGCTCTGGTGGGGCAATTCACAATAGGAGGTATGACATGTGCAGCCTGTGTAAACTCTGTTGAAGGTATTTTGAGAAATCTTCCTGGTGTCAAAAGGGCAGTAGTTGCCTTGGCCACATCACTAGGGGAAGTTGAGTATGATCCCACTGTCATTAGTAAGGATGATATTGTCAATGCAATTGAAGATGCTGGTTTCGAAGGTTCACTTGTACAGAGTAGTGAGCAGGACAAAATCATACTAGGGGTTGCTGGCATATACACTGAGATGGATGTACAGCTTTTAGAAGGCATACTTATCCAATTGAAAGGAGTGAGACAATTTTGTTTTGACAAAATGACAAGAGAAGTCGAAGTTCTCTTTGATCCTGAAGTCGTCAGTTCTAGATCCTTAGTTGATGGGATTGAGGCAGGAAGCAATGGGCAGTTCAAATTAAATGTAACGAGCCCTTATGCAAGAATGACTTCCAAAGATGTTGAAGAAGCCTCAAAAATGTTTCGGCTTTTCACTTCCAGTTTGTTTCTCAGT ATTCCTGTCTTTCTCATAAGGGTAGTTTGTCCTCACATACCACGGGTGTATACCTTATTGCTGTGGCGATGTGGACCCTTCCAAATGGGGGATTGGTTGAAGTGGGTATTGGTGAGTCTTGTCCAATTTGTTATTGGAAAACGCTTCTACATTGCAGCTGCCAGAGCTCTTCGAAATGGATCAACTAACATGGATGTTTTGGTTGCATTGGGAACTTCAGCCTCTTACTTCTACTCTGTATATGCTCTTCTATATGGTGCAGTCACTGGATTTTGGTCTCCAACATACTTTGAAACAAGTGCCATGCTGATAACATTTGTATTGTTGGGGAAGTATTTGGAGTGTCTTGCCAAGGGAAAAACATCAGATGCCATCAAGAAGTTAGTGGAACTTGCACCGGCAACAGCAGTGTTGCTTTTTACAGACAAAG GTGGGAAGAGTTTTGGAGAAAGGGAAATAGATGCTTTGCTAATTCAACCTGGTGACACTTTAAAAGTTCTTCCTGGAACAAAGGTTCCTGCTGATGGTGTGGTTGCGTGGGGTGCAAGTTATGTTAACGAGAGTATGGTAACTGGTGAATCTGTACCTGTTTTAAAGGAGGTTGATTCGTTGGTTATTGGAGGTACAATAAATTTACATGGTGCCCTTCACATAAAAGCTACTAAAGTAGGAGGTGATGCAGTTTTAAGCCAGATAATTAGTTTGGTTGAGACAGCCCAAATGTCAAAAGCTCCTATTCAGAAGTTTGCCGATTTT GTAGCAAGCATATTTGTTCCTACAGTTGTTGCTTTGGCATTGTTAACATTATTGGGTTG GTATATTGGTGGTGCTCTTGGAACTTACCCAGAACAGTGGCTTCCAGAAAAAGGAAATCACTTTGTATTTGCCCTTATGTTTGGAATATCAGTGGTGGTTATTGCATGTCCTTGTGCTCTTGGCTTGGCGACGCCAACTGCTGTCATGGTTGCAACAGGGGTTGGGGCTAATAATGGTGTGCTGATAAAAGGAGGAGATGCTTTGGAAAGGGCTCAAAAGATTAAGTATGTGATATTTGATAAAACAGGCACCCTAACCCAGGGAAAAGCCACAGTTACAACAGCAAAAGTTTTTACAGGAATGGATCGTGGAGAATTTCTTAGATTGGTGGCCTCTGCAGAG GCTAGCAGTGAACACCCATTGGCGAAAGCAATAATGGAATATGCACGacattttcatttctttgatgAACCTTCTGCAACCAAGGATTCTCCAAAACATAACAAAGAGACAAATTCCGGATGGCTTTTTGATGTCTTGGAATTCTCTGCTCTGCCAGGAAAAGGTGTCCGGTGCTTTATAGATGGAAAACTTCTTTTG GTTGGTAATCGGAAACTGATGACTGAAAGTGGAATCACTATTCCAACCCATGTTGAAGATTTTTTAGTAGAGCTTGAAGAAAGTGCCAAGACCGGCATACTTGTTGCATATGACTATAGCTTAATTGGTGTTTTGGGAGTTGCAGATCCACTAAAGAGAGAAGCTGCTGTGGTTGTAGAGGGccttaagaaaatgaatgtCATGCCGGTCATGGTTACAGGGGACAATTGGAGAACAGCTAGGGCTGTTGCTAGGGAG GTTGGGATTCAAGATGTAATGGCAGAGGTAATGCCGGCAGGAAAAGCTGATGTTGTCCGATCATTCCAAAAAGATGGGAGTGTAGTTGCAATGGTGGGTGATGGAATCAACGACTCCCCCGCACTAGCTGCTTCTGATGTTGGTATGGCAATTGGCGCTGGGACAGATATTGCAATAGAAGCTGCTGATTATGTATTGATGAGAAATAACTTGGAAGATGTAATCACAGCCATTGATCTCTCAAGGAAGACCTTTGCACGCATAAGATTGAATTATGTGTTTGCCATGGCCTACAATGTGGTTGCAATCCCCATAGCTGCTGGGGTTTTCTATCCTTCTTTAGGGATCATGTTACCACCATGGGCAGCTGGTGCATGTATGGCTCTCTCATCTGTAAGTGTAGTATGCTCTTCTTTGCTTCTTAGGAGATACAAAAAACCTAGACTTACAACCATACTAGAAATAACTGTAGAGTAG